In Pedobacter sp. SL55, the following proteins share a genomic window:
- a CDS encoding outer membrane protein assembly factor BamD, with amino-acid sequence MFKIKHLIISCFAIALLSFGACKSRFEKLRLSNDVAKKYQEGIRLYNKKDYSKALILFEGLVQKYRGTAEAEDLNYYYAYTLYRLKDYTTARYKFKEFADTYPASKNAEECRYMGAYCYYLDSPKSSLDQENTYKAIDALQLFINLYPKSDRATQAAQYIANLRDKLETKAFDNAKLYYNLGGYDVTNYKSAVVALKNAQTEFPDIKYAEEMNLLIVKSQFMYAKNSYPHRQEDRFNEAIDTITNL; translated from the coding sequence ATGTTTAAAATTAAACACCTTATTATTTCTTGCTTCGCCATTGCACTTTTAAGCTTCGGTGCGTGTAAAAGTCGTTTCGAAAAACTTCGTTTAAGTAATGATGTAGCTAAAAAATATCAAGAAGGAATTAGACTATACAATAAAAAAGATTACTCTAAAGCTTTGATCTTATTTGAAGGTTTGGTGCAGAAATATAGAGGTACTGCCGAAGCAGAAGATTTGAACTACTACTACGCATACACCTTATATCGCTTAAAAGATTACACTACGGCACGTTATAAGTTCAAAGAATTTGCCGACACTTACCCGGCCAGTAAAAATGCCGAAGAGTGTAGATACATGGGGGCTTATTGCTACTATTTAGATTCTCCAAAATCGTCTTTAGATCAGGAGAACACTTATAAAGCAATTGATGCTTTGCAGTTATTCATTAACCTTTACCCAAAAAGTGATAGAGCTACGCAAGCTGCTCAATACATCGCTAACTTGAGAGATAAGCTAGAAACAAAGGCTTTTGATAATGCTAAGCTTTATTATAATTTGGGAGGATATGATGTAACCAACTATAAATCGGCAGTAGTGGCATTAAAAAATGCACAAACAGAATTTCCAGATATTAAGTATGCTGAAGAAATGAACTTATTGATTGTTAAATCTCAGTTCATGTATGCAAAAAACAGTTATCCTCATAGACAGGAAGACCGTTTTAACGAGGCTATCGATACTATAACGAATTTATAG
- a CDS encoding DNA-directed RNA polymerase subunit omega produces the protein MSTTPKPAIPNTTVTRNVHDLDRSTDNIYESLVIIAKRANQISNNMKEELHGKLAEFASSNDNLEEVFENREQIEISKHYERLPKPTLIAMDEFLNDKVYSRNPSKEQQ, from the coding sequence ATGAGTACTACTCCAAAACCAGCTATTCCAAATACTACGGTTACTAGAAATGTTCATGATTTGGATAGATCTACTGATAACATTTATGAGTCTTTAGTAATTATTGCCAAGAGAGCTAATCAAATCTCTAACAATATGAAAGAAGAACTACATGGCAAGTTAGCAGAGTTTGCTTCGTCTAACGACAACTTAGAAGAGGTTTTTGAAAACAGGGAGCAAATTGAAATTAGCAAACACTATGAGCGTTTGCCTAAGCCAACTTTAATTGCTATGGATGAGTTTTTAAACGATAAAGTTTACAGCAGAAACCCTAGTAAAGAGCAACAATAA